One Parageobacillus sp. KH3-4 genomic region harbors:
- a CDS encoding DUF2892 domain-containing protein, with protein MANINIINALIRITFGLTALAWATANMARKPWCTSYLIVAVLAAMKVGEGITRFCPITAFFANYRREQAMRIKDETTINPT; from the coding sequence ATGGCTAATATTAACATCATCAATGCGCTTATTCGCATTACTTTTGGCCTTACAGCGCTTGCATGGGCGACGGCAAACATGGCAAGAAAGCCTTGGTGCACTTCTTATCTTATTGTAGCGGTGCTTGCCGCCATGAAAGTGGGAGAAGGGATTACACGCTTTTGCCCAATCACCGCTTTCTTTGCCAATTACCGCCGCGAGCAAGCGATGCGCATAAAAGACGAGACGACGATCAATCCTACTTAA
- the purM gene encoding phosphoribosylformylglycinamidine cyclo-ligase codes for MAEAYKQAGVDIEAGYRAVSLMKEHVRKTSRSEVLGGLGGFGGMFDLSSLGYREPVLVSGTDGVGTKLKIAFMMDCHDTIGIDCVAMCVNDIVVQGAEPLFFLDYIACGKAVPEKIAEIVKGIADGCVEAGCALIGGETAEMPGMYDENEYDIAGFAVGIAEKSKLVTGGAIQEGDSLIGLASNGLHSNGYSLVRRIVFEQAKLALDRVYEPLSVPLGEELLKPTRIYVKPLLHVMKQFEIKGMAHITGGGFIENIPRMLPEGLGAEIDCGSWPVLPIFDLLQEKGNLLRRDMFSVFNMGIGMVLAVDSKMVHPVIASLEEHGEKAYFIGRVKRGKGVSFSGGAVS; via the coding sequence GTGGCAGAAGCATATAAACAAGCGGGTGTTGATATTGAAGCAGGATACAGGGCGGTCTCCTTGATGAAAGAGCATGTGCGGAAAACATCGCGTTCTGAAGTGCTCGGCGGATTGGGAGGATTTGGCGGCATGTTCGATTTATCTTCGCTCGGTTATCGCGAGCCGGTGCTTGTTTCCGGGACGGATGGAGTAGGGACGAAGCTAAAAATCGCGTTTATGATGGACTGCCATGATACAATTGGAATAGATTGCGTGGCGATGTGCGTCAACGATATCGTCGTGCAAGGAGCGGAGCCGCTCTTTTTCCTTGACTATATTGCGTGCGGCAAAGCAGTGCCGGAAAAAATCGCGGAAATTGTTAAAGGAATCGCAGACGGCTGCGTCGAGGCGGGCTGTGCTCTGATTGGGGGAGAAACGGCGGAAATGCCGGGAATGTATGACGAAAACGAATACGATATCGCAGGATTTGCGGTCGGTATTGCCGAAAAGTCGAAGCTTGTCACCGGCGGCGCCATTCAAGAGGGTGACTCTCTGATCGGGCTTGCGTCCAACGGTCTTCATAGCAACGGCTATTCGCTCGTTCGCCGCATCGTGTTCGAACAGGCAAAACTTGCCCTTGACCGCGTCTATGAACCGCTTAGCGTTCCATTAGGGGAAGAGCTGTTAAAGCCGACGCGCATTTATGTAAAGCCGCTTCTTCACGTAATGAAACAATTCGAAATCAAAGGAATGGCGCATATTACCGGCGGCGGTTTTATCGAAAACATTCCGCGCATGCTCCCGGAAGGGTTAGGAGCGGAAATTGATTGCGGTTCGTGGCCGGTTCTGCCGATTTTTGACTTGCTGCAAGAAAAAGGAAACCTTCTTCGCCGCGACATGTTTTCGGTTTTTAATATGGGCATTGGCATGGTGCTGGCGGTAGATAGCAAAATGGTTCATCCGGTGATCGCAAGCTTAGAAGAGCATGGCGAAAAAGCGTATTTCATCGGCCGTGTGAAACGAGGAAAGGGCGTTTCGTTTTCCGGAGGGGCGGTGTCATGA
- a CDS encoding heptaprenylglyceryl phosphate synthase, with the protein MYDIRQWRHVFKLDPNKEISDEHLERICESGTDAVIVGGTDGVTLENVLELLARIRRYQVPCILEISNLESVTPGFDFYFIPMVLNSRDKKWIIDLHHEAVKQFGDIINWDEIWMEGYCILHKECKAAMLTDANTELQEDDVVAYARIAEHMYRLPIFYLEYSGSYGNPRLVQRVKQVLKQTQLFYGGGIETEKQAAEMAQCADTIVVGNVIYEDIHKALATVKAVKR; encoded by the coding sequence ATGTACGATATTCGCCAATGGCGCCATGTGTTTAAGTTAGACCCGAACAAGGAAATTAGCGACGAACATCTGGAACGCATTTGTGAATCAGGGACGGACGCGGTCATTGTCGGCGGAACGGACGGCGTCACATTGGAAAACGTCCTCGAACTTTTGGCGCGGATCCGCCGCTACCAAGTTCCGTGCATCCTTGAAATATCGAATCTTGAGTCGGTCACGCCGGGATTTGATTTTTATTTTATCCCTATGGTGTTAAACAGCCGCGACAAAAAATGGATCATCGACTTGCATCATGAAGCGGTAAAGCAATTTGGCGACATCATAAATTGGGACGAGATTTGGATGGAAGGATATTGCATTTTACATAAAGAATGCAAAGCAGCAATGCTGACAGACGCGAATACGGAGCTGCAAGAGGATGATGTCGTTGCGTATGCGCGCATAGCGGAGCATATGTACCGGCTGCCAATTTTTTATTTAGAATATAGCGGTTCATACGGAAATCCTCGGCTCGTCCAGCGCGTAAAACAAGTGTTAAAACAGACGCAGCTGTTTTACGGCGGCGGAATCGAAACGGAAAAGCAAGCAGCGGAAATGGCGCAATGCGCTGATACCATCGTCGTGGGCAATGTCATTTACGAAGATATCCATAAGGCGCTCGCTACTGTAAAAGCGGTGAAACGGTAA
- the purN gene encoding phosphoribosylglycinamide formyltransferase — MKNIAIFASGNGTNFQAIVDATKSGIVPARVALLVCDNPGAKVIERAEREHIPAFVFSPKNYASKAEFEQAILAELRKHEIEFIALAGYMRLIGPTLLHAYEGKIVNIHPSLLPAFPGKDAIGQAYRAGVKITGVTIHYVDEGMDTGPIIAQRAVPIYEGEPLAQLAARIHDVEHELYPAVLKTLLEHQ; from the coding sequence ATGAAAAATATCGCCATTTTTGCTTCCGGCAACGGGACGAATTTTCAAGCGATTGTCGACGCGACGAAAAGCGGAATTGTGCCAGCAAGAGTAGCGTTATTAGTATGCGACAATCCCGGAGCGAAAGTGATCGAACGGGCGGAGCGGGAACATATTCCGGCGTTCGTGTTTTCTCCGAAAAATTACGCCTCCAAAGCCGAATTTGAACAAGCGATTTTAGCCGAACTGCGAAAGCACGAGATTGAATTTATCGCTCTTGCCGGTTATATGCGGCTCATTGGTCCGACGCTGCTTCATGCGTACGAAGGGAAAATCGTCAACATCCATCCTTCCCTGCTGCCGGCCTTTCCGGGAAAAGATGCGATTGGGCAGGCATACCGCGCAGGAGTAAAAATAACCGGCGTGACGATCCACTATGTTGATGAAGGAATGGATACAGGACCAATCATTGCCCAACGCGCGGTTCCAATTTATGAAGGTGAGCCGCTAGCACAGCTAGCGGCGCGCATTCATGACGTGGAACATGAATTATATCCAGCGGTATTAAAAACATTACTCGAACATCAATAG
- a CDS encoding YerC/YecD family TrpR-related protein yields MQIDKLRGRQVDQLFKAILSLRDLEECYRFFDDLCTVNEIQSLAQRLEVARMLREGYTYHKIETETGASTATISRVKRCLNYGNDAYAMALDRIKEEEKQHAKETRNA; encoded by the coding sequence ATGCAAATCGATAAGTTGCGCGGCAGGCAAGTGGACCAGCTGTTTAAAGCGATTCTTTCCCTGCGCGATTTAGAGGAGTGTTATCGCTTTTTTGACGATTTATGCACGGTCAATGAAATTCAATCGCTGGCGCAGCGCCTAGAAGTAGCGCGTATGCTCCGCGAAGGTTATACGTACCATAAAATCGAAACGGAAACGGGAGCGAGCACCGCGACGATTTCACGCGTAAAACGCTGCTTAAACTATGGAAACGACGCATATGCGATGGCGCTGGACCGCATTAAAGAAGAAGAAAAGCAACATGCGAAAGAGACGCGTAACGCCTAA
- a CDS encoding EYxxD motif small membrane protein, whose amino-acid sequence MSFVLASLIGGIIALIFVYVRKKRAR is encoded by the coding sequence ATGTCATTTGTACTTGCATCTTTGATTGGCGGCATTATTGCACTTATATTTGTGTACGTGCGGAAAAAGCGCGCTCGATAG
- the purF gene encoding amidophosphoribosyltransferase produces MLAEIKGLNEECGIFGIWGHEEAAQITYYGLHSLQHRGQEGAGIVVAHQGMLQGHKGLGLVTEVFSNGEIRSLKGAAAIGHVRYSTAGGGGYENVQPLLFRSQTGSIALAHNGNLVNAMDLKIQLEEQGSIFQTTSDTEVFAHLIRRSHAPTFKEQIKEALTYVEGAFAFLLLTETALYVALDPHGFRPLSIGRIGNAYVVASETCAFDVVGAAYEREVEPGELIVISAEGMRSERFAPAQARSICSMEYIYFARPDSNVDGINIHTARKNLGKRLALEAPAEADIVTGVPDSSISVAIGYAEATGIPYELGLIKNRYVGRTFIQPSQSLREQGVKMKLSPVRGVVAGKRVVMVDDSIVRGTTSKRIVAMLREAGATEVHVRISSPPITHPCFYGIDTSTREELIASKYTVEEIRQIIGADSLAFLSQEGLLEAIGRSPQLPLRGQCMACFTGNYPTNISKARSPLMSTK; encoded by the coding sequence ATGCTTGCTGAAATCAAAGGATTGAACGAAGAGTGTGGAATTTTTGGGATTTGGGGGCATGAGGAAGCAGCGCAAATCACGTATTACGGCTTGCACAGCCTTCAGCATCGCGGTCAAGAGGGGGCGGGAATTGTCGTCGCCCATCAAGGAATGCTGCAAGGGCATAAAGGATTGGGGCTTGTCACCGAAGTGTTCAGCAACGGCGAGATTCGATCGCTGAAAGGAGCGGCCGCCATCGGTCATGTTCGTTATTCGACGGCGGGAGGAGGCGGCTACGAAAACGTTCAGCCGCTTCTGTTTCGCTCGCAAACAGGAAGCATTGCACTTGCGCATAACGGCAATCTCGTTAACGCGATGGACTTAAAGATTCAGCTGGAGGAACAAGGGAGCATTTTCCAAACGACATCAGATACGGAAGTATTCGCCCATCTCATTCGCCGCAGCCATGCGCCGACATTCAAAGAGCAAATCAAAGAAGCGCTCACCTATGTTGAAGGAGCGTTTGCTTTCCTTCTATTGACAGAAACAGCGTTATATGTGGCACTCGACCCGCATGGGTTTCGCCCGCTTTCCATCGGACGGATCGGCAACGCTTATGTCGTCGCTTCTGAAACGTGCGCGTTTGATGTTGTCGGCGCGGCGTACGAAAGGGAAGTGGAACCGGGAGAGCTTATCGTCATCAGCGCGGAAGGAATGCGTTCTGAACGATTTGCGCCGGCGCAAGCTCGCTCGATTTGCAGCATGGAATATATTTATTTTGCCCGCCCTGACAGCAATGTCGACGGCATCAACATTCATACGGCGAGAAAAAATTTAGGAAAACGCCTGGCATTGGAGGCTCCTGCAGAGGCGGACATCGTCACCGGCGTGCCCGATTCCAGCATTTCCGTCGCGATTGGCTATGCAGAGGCAACGGGAATTCCATATGAGCTTGGTCTCATTAAAAACCGGTATGTCGGACGTACGTTTATTCAGCCGTCTCAGTCGCTTCGCGAACAAGGAGTAAAAATGAAACTGTCCCCGGTTCGCGGTGTTGTTGCGGGAAAACGCGTCGTTATGGTCGATGATTCGATCGTGCGCGGCACGACAAGCAAACGAATTGTTGCGATGCTCCGCGAAGCGGGGGCGACGGAAGTGCACGTCCGCATCAGTTCGCCGCCGATTACGCATCCTTGTTTTTACGGGATTGATACATCGACAAGAGAAGAATTGATTGCGTCTAAGTATACGGTGGAGGAAATCCGCCAAATTATCGGAGCAGATTCTTTGGCGTTTTTAAGTCAAGAGGGATTATTGGAAGCGATCGGGCGCTCTCCACAACTGCCATTGCGCGGGCAATGCATGGCATGTTTTACAGGAAATTATCCGACAAATATTAGCAAAGCGCGGTCGCCGTTGATGTCAACAAAGTAA
- the purD gene encoding phosphoribosylamine--glycine ligase, with amino-acid sequence MKVLIIGRGGREHAIAWKAAQSPLVTKLYAAPGNPGIAQVAELVPIDEQDIEALVQFAKQEKIDLTIVGPEAPLLAGIVDRFAEEGLHIFGPRKEAALIEGSKAFAKEMMKKYGIPTAEHATFTSYEEAKAYVEKKGAPIVIKADGLAAGKGVTVAMTLPEAIEALRAMMVGKRFGEASERVVIEEYLEGEEFSFMAFVHGERVYPMVIAQDHKRAYDNDQGPNTGGMGAYSPVPQISAKTIDAALSQIIEPMARALAAEGRPFTGVLYAGLMATKQGPKVIEFNARFGDPEAQVVLPRLESDLVQVMVDLLEGRDVKLTWSNEAVIGVVLAAKGYPGTYERGAAISGWDQLGENTLLFHAGTMMKDGTLCTNGGRVLLVAAKGETLKQAQQTAYEQISHIACDQLFYRRDIGNKAIERAFSARTQI; translated from the coding sequence ATGAAAGTGCTTATTATCGGCCGCGGCGGCAGGGAACATGCGATTGCATGGAAAGCCGCGCAAAGCCCGCTTGTTACTAAGCTATATGCTGCCCCGGGCAATCCGGGAATCGCGCAAGTTGCTGAACTTGTTCCGATCGACGAGCAGGACATTGAAGCGCTTGTTCAATTTGCGAAACAAGAGAAAATCGATCTGACTATCGTCGGACCGGAAGCGCCATTGCTTGCCGGCATTGTCGACCGTTTTGCGGAGGAAGGATTGCATATTTTCGGGCCTCGAAAAGAAGCGGCATTGATCGAAGGAAGCAAGGCGTTTGCGAAAGAAATGATGAAAAAGTACGGCATTCCAACGGCGGAGCACGCTACTTTCACTTCGTACGAAGAAGCAAAAGCGTATGTGGAGAAAAAAGGAGCGCCGATTGTTATTAAAGCCGACGGATTGGCGGCGGGAAAAGGGGTTACTGTCGCTATGACGCTGCCGGAAGCAATAGAGGCGCTGCGCGCGATGATGGTCGGAAAGCGATTCGGCGAAGCGAGCGAGCGGGTAGTGATTGAAGAATATTTGGAAGGCGAAGAATTTTCATTTATGGCGTTTGTCCATGGAGAGCGCGTTTATCCAATGGTGATCGCGCAAGATCATAAGCGGGCATATGACAATGATCAAGGGCCAAACACGGGCGGAATGGGAGCATACTCCCCAGTGCCGCAAATTTCAGCCAAAACTATCGATGCGGCGCTTTCGCAAATTATCGAGCCGATGGCGAGAGCGCTGGCGGCGGAAGGCAGGCCATTTACCGGTGTGCTGTACGCTGGACTAATGGCAACGAAACAAGGGCCGAAAGTAATAGAGTTTAACGCGCGCTTTGGCGATCCCGAGGCGCAAGTTGTCCTGCCGCGATTAGAAAGCGATCTTGTCCAAGTGATGGTTGATTTACTAGAAGGGCGCGATGTAAAACTGACATGGTCCAATGAGGCGGTCATCGGCGTGGTGTTAGCGGCGAAAGGCTACCCGGGGACATACGAACGCGGTGCGGCCATTAGCGGATGGGATCAGTTAGGTGAAAATACACTTTTGTTTCATGCTGGAACGATGATGAAAGATGGGACGTTGTGCACCAACGGGGGGCGCGTCCTGCTTGTTGCCGCGAAAGGCGAGACGCTAAAGCAGGCGCAACAAACCGCATATGAGCAAATTTCCCATATTGCATGCGACCAGCTGTTTTATCGCCGCGATATTGGCAATAAAGCTATCGAGCGCGCTTTTTCCGCACGTACACAAATATAA
- a CDS encoding adenine deaminase C-terminal domain-containing protein: MSEQRYRWKSYELREHAAIIDGKKSPTKVLTNATYLHSYLREWLQGNIWIYHDRIVYAGERFPDRVDKQCEIVDCSGYVLVPGYIEPHAHPFQLYNPHSFACYAAKYGTTTLINDNLALVLHLSDDKAFSFLKEMNALPSSMYWWCRFDGQTELEREEEQLSNARVKRWLEQETVLQGGELTGWPKLLAGDDLILHWIQEAKRMKRKIEGHFPGASEKTVTKMMLLGADCDHEAMTGKEVYMRLLHGYTVSLRHSSIRPDLPALLQEIKELGIHQYDRFLLTTDGSPPSFYENGVIDRLIRIALEHGVPIIDAYNIATINAARHYGIEHLHGSIATGRVANINFLRAKEDPTPVQVLAKGQWIKRKGDQSIAWPSVSWSDYGIGPLRLSWNLSMDDLQFSMPMGMYMENSVIMKPYSISIDTSHDELSADHDESFLVLLDRHGKWRVNTILKGFSTSVRGLVSSYSTTGDIVLIGKNKRDMFLAFERMCEIGGGIVLAENGEIIHEIPLSLNGVMSEESVEELIRKEKRLVDLLKQRGYRFIDPIYSLFFLQSTHLPYVRITQRGIYDVMNKTVLFPPIMR; the protein is encoded by the coding sequence ATGAGCGAACAACGTTATCGTTGGAAAAGCTACGAACTGCGTGAACATGCGGCGATTATTGACGGAAAAAAGTCGCCGACAAAAGTGTTAACGAATGCGACTTATTTACATTCATATTTACGCGAATGGTTACAAGGAAACATTTGGATATATCATGATCGGATCGTGTATGCTGGGGAACGGTTCCCCGATCGAGTCGATAAGCAATGCGAAATCGTCGATTGCAGCGGCTATGTGTTAGTTCCTGGTTATATTGAACCGCATGCGCATCCGTTTCAGTTATATAATCCCCATTCGTTCGCGTGCTATGCAGCGAAATATGGGACAACGACATTGATCAATGACAATTTAGCTCTTGTTTTGCATTTGTCAGATGATAAAGCGTTTTCTTTTTTGAAGGAAATGAATGCGCTTCCATCATCGATGTACTGGTGGTGCCGGTTTGATGGGCAGACAGAGCTGGAGAGGGAAGAAGAACAATTATCGAACGCTCGGGTAAAGCGGTGGCTGGAACAAGAAACGGTGTTGCAAGGCGGGGAGCTAACAGGTTGGCCGAAGCTTCTTGCCGGGGACGATCTGATCCTTCATTGGATTCAAGAAGCAAAGCGGATGAAACGAAAAATTGAAGGCCATTTTCCAGGGGCTTCTGAGAAAACGGTTACAAAAATGATGCTTCTTGGCGCAGATTGCGATCATGAAGCGATGACGGGAAAAGAAGTATATATGCGCCTTTTGCATGGATATACCGTGTCATTGCGCCATTCGTCCATCCGCCCGGATTTACCGGCGCTTCTCCAAGAAATAAAGGAACTTGGCATTCACCAGTATGACCGTTTCCTTCTCACAACGGATGGTTCGCCGCCATCGTTTTATGAAAATGGAGTTATCGACCGTTTAATTCGCATTGCGTTAGAGCATGGCGTCCCGATTATAGATGCGTACAATATCGCTACGATCAATGCTGCCCGCCATTACGGAATTGAACACTTGCATGGCAGCATTGCGACAGGAAGGGTGGCGAACATTAACTTTTTACGCGCGAAAGAAGACCCAACTCCTGTGCAAGTGCTTGCGAAAGGACAATGGATAAAACGAAAGGGGGATCAATCGATTGCGTGGCCATCGGTCTCATGGAGCGACTACGGAATTGGACCGCTTCGTCTATCGTGGAATTTATCAATGGATGATTTGCAATTTTCAATGCCGATGGGAATGTATATGGAAAATTCGGTGATTATGAAGCCGTACTCTATTTCAATCGATACTTCTCACGACGAATTGTCCGCCGATCATGACGAAAGCTTTTTAGTGTTGCTGGATCGCCACGGAAAATGGCGTGTCAATACGATATTAAAAGGTTTTTCTACTAGTGTCCGCGGGCTCGTTAGTTCCTATTCGACTACAGGGGATATTGTTTTAATCGGCAAAAACAAGCGGGACATGTTTCTTGCATTCGAGCGAATGTGCGAAATCGGCGGGGGGATTGTGCTGGCGGAAAACGGAGAAATCATTCACGAAATTCCTCTGTCACTTAACGGCGTGATGTCGGAAGAAAGTGTAGAAGAGCTTATTCGTAAGGAAAAAAGACTTGTCGACCTATTAAAACAAAGGGGATATCGTTTTATCGACCCAATTTATTCTTTATTCTTTTTGCAATCGACCCATTTACCATATGTGCGTATTACCCAGCGCGGAATTTATGATGTGATGAACAAAACAGTACTCTTTCCACCGATAATGCGTTAA
- the purH gene encoding bifunctional phosphoribosylaminoimidazolecarboxamide formyltransferase/IMP cyclohydrolase has protein sequence MAVKRALLSVSNKEGIVSLAKQLVELGVEIISTGGTKKALEEAGVPVIGISDVTGFPEILDGRVKTLHPIIHGGLLAIRDNERHQNELREHHITPIDLVVVNLYPFQQTIAKSDVTFAEAIENIDIGGPTMLRAAAKNHQYVTVVVDPADYDTVVQELKEHGDVSAETKLKLAAKVFRHTAAYDAMIAEYLTNKTGEEYPESLTITFEKKQSLRYGENPHQTAAFYKKPLGSSFSIAKAIQLHGKELSYNNINDANAALQIVKEFAEPAAVAVKHMNPCGVGTGATIYEAFTKAYEADPTSIFGGIIALNREVDKETAEKMHQIFLEIVIAPSFSKEALDILTQKKNIRLLTVDFAAPNTKEKLLVSVQGGLLVQEADTRTLDEAEMKVVTKREPTEQEWEALRFAWKVVKHVKSNAIVLAKDGMTIGVGAGQMNRVGAAKIAIEQAGEKAKGAVLASDAFFPMDDTVEEAAKAGITAIIQPGGSIRDADSIKKADEYGIAMVFTGIRHFKH, from the coding sequence ATGGCAGTAAAACGGGCATTATTAAGTGTATCGAACAAAGAAGGAATCGTATCATTGGCGAAACAGTTAGTGGAACTTGGTGTGGAAATTATTTCAACAGGCGGAACGAAAAAAGCGTTAGAAGAAGCAGGAGTTCCTGTCATAGGCATTTCCGATGTTACCGGATTTCCGGAAATTTTAGATGGGCGCGTCAAAACGTTGCATCCGATCATTCACGGAGGGCTTCTTGCGATTCGCGACAATGAGCGGCATCAAAATGAGCTTCGCGAACATCACATTACTCCAATTGACCTTGTCGTCGTCAATTTGTATCCATTTCAACAAACGATCGCCAAAAGCGACGTGACGTTTGCCGAAGCGATCGAAAATATCGATATCGGCGGCCCGACGATGCTTCGGGCGGCGGCGAAAAACCATCAATATGTGACGGTTGTCGTTGACCCGGCCGATTATGATACGGTAGTGCAAGAACTAAAAGAACACGGGGATGTCTCGGCGGAAACGAAATTAAAGCTTGCGGCGAAAGTATTTCGCCATACGGCTGCGTACGATGCGATGATTGCCGAATACTTGACGAATAAAACCGGCGAAGAGTATCCGGAATCATTAACAATCACTTTTGAGAAAAAGCAATCGCTGCGTTATGGGGAGAATCCGCATCAAACTGCGGCATTCTATAAAAAACCGTTAGGGTCTTCGTTCTCGATCGCCAAAGCGATACAGCTGCACGGAAAAGAATTGTCATATAACAACATTAACGACGCAAATGCGGCGCTGCAAATCGTCAAAGAATTTGCCGAACCGGCTGCGGTGGCGGTGAAGCATATGAATCCGTGCGGCGTTGGCACTGGCGCGACGATTTACGAAGCGTTCACCAAAGCGTACGAAGCGGATCCGACGTCGATTTTTGGCGGCATTATCGCTTTAAACCGCGAAGTCGATAAAGAAACCGCCGAAAAAATGCACCAAATCTTTTTGGAAATCGTAATCGCCCCATCGTTTAGCAAAGAAGCGCTTGATATTTTAACGCAGAAGAAAAATATTCGCCTCCTTACCGTTGATTTTGCGGCGCCAAACACGAAAGAGAAGCTGCTTGTTTCCGTACAAGGCGGGTTGCTTGTTCAAGAAGCGGATACGCGTACGCTCGATGAAGCGGAAATGAAAGTCGTGACAAAACGCGAGCCGACGGAACAAGAATGGGAAGCGCTGCGGTTTGCGTGGAAAGTTGTAAAACATGTGAAATCGAACGCGATCGTGCTTGCGAAAGACGGGATGACGATCGGCGTCGGCGCTGGCCAAATGAATCGCGTCGGCGCGGCGAAAATCGCGATCGAACAAGCGGGAGAAAAAGCAAAAGGAGCCGTGCTTGCCTCTGATGCGTTTTTCCCGATGGACGATACGGTAGAGGAGGCAGCGAAAGCAGGCATCACAGCAATCATCCAGCCAGGCGGATCGATTCGCGACGCCGATTCGATTAAAAAAGCGGATGAATATGGAATTGCCATGGTATTTACAGGGATTCGCCATTTTAAACATTAA
- a CDS encoding DUF3048 domain-containing protein, which translates to MKRCLIAMSAVCLFVGGCMHENKQQAPEPKSDSVETPKQQEASKKRQVFPLTGLPAEGAVNRRVIAVMVNNHPKARPQSGLQKADIVYEVLAEGDITRFLALYQSEFPEKVGPVRSARDYYVELSNGYHALYVCHGWSPEAKAMLEAGASDYLNGLFYDGTLFKRVSFRKAPHNSYITFANIEKGAAMEGYSLQDNVAPLPFRADAPQGEKAGQIDIIYSHRGYAQVRYKYIADQKSYFRYSAGEQTVDYDTREPVKIQNVLVIAAKHSVIDSAGRRSIDLSSSGSGYLFQNGIIKQVEWKNVDGRILPYENGEPVGLMPGKTWINVVPDLNIVKW; encoded by the coding sequence TTGAAACGTTGTCTTATTGCAATGAGCGCAGTATGTCTTTTCGTCGGTGGTTGCATGCATGAAAATAAGCAGCAAGCACCTGAGCCGAAATCGGACTCAGTGGAAACGCCAAAACAACAGGAAGCCTCAAAGAAGAGGCAAGTTTTCCCATTGACGGGGCTGCCGGCGGAAGGAGCGGTGAACCGTCGGGTTATTGCGGTAATGGTGAACAATCATCCAAAAGCGCGGCCACAGTCGGGGCTGCAAAAAGCAGATATCGTTTATGAGGTGCTCGCAGAAGGTGATATTACGCGCTTTTTAGCGCTATACCAAAGCGAATTTCCAGAAAAAGTAGGACCTGTGCGCAGTGCGCGCGATTATTATGTCGAGTTAAGCAATGGTTATCATGCGCTTTACGTTTGCCACGGCTGGAGCCCAGAGGCAAAAGCGATGTTGGAAGCAGGAGCGTCCGATTACTTAAACGGTTTATTTTACGACGGAACGTTGTTTAAGCGCGTGTCTTTTCGCAAAGCGCCGCATAATTCGTATATTACATTCGCGAATATCGAAAAAGGAGCGGCCATGGAAGGTTATTCGCTGCAAGACAACGTGGCTCCGCTCCCGTTTCGCGCTGATGCCCCACAAGGAGAAAAAGCCGGCCAAATAGACATTATTTATTCACACCGCGGCTATGCTCAAGTGCGGTACAAATATATAGCGGATCAAAAAAGCTATTTCCGCTATAGCGCAGGGGAACAAACAGTGGATTATGATACGCGTGAACCTGTCAAAATTCAAAACGTATTGGTCATCGCCGCGAAGCATAGCGTTATCGATTCGGCGGGGCGCCGCAGCATTGATTTATCTTCTTCCGGAAGCGGATATTTGTTTCAAAACGGAATCATCAAGCAAGTCGAATGGAAAAATGTAGATGGACGCATTTTGCCATATGAAAACGGGGAGCCGGTCGGCTTGATGCCGGGGAAAACGTGGATCAATGTCGTTCCGGATTTAAACATAGTAAAATGGTGA